In Streptomyces nojiriensis, the sequence CGCCAGGCGCTGGCGCATGCCCTGCGAGTACGTGCGCACCGCGCGCTCCAGCGCGTCGCCGAGCCCGGCGATCTCCAGGGCCTCCGCCATGTGCGAGTCCTCGGCCGGGCGGCCGGTGGCCTGCCAGTACAGCTCCAGATTGGCGCGGCCCGTCAGGTGCGGAAGGAATCCGGCGCCCTCCACGAAGGCCCCGACCCGGGACAGCACCGGCGCCCCGGCCCGTACCGCGTGCCCGAACACCCGGATCTCCCCGGCGTCCGGCGAGATCAGCCCCATCAGCATCCGCAGGGTGGTGGTCTTCCCGGCGCCGTTGGGCCCGAGCAGTCCCAGTACCTGCCCCTTCTCGACGCGGAAGGACAGGTCCCGCACCGCGTACCGGTCCTGCGCCTTCGCGTAGCGCTTCGTCAGGCCGGTGATCTCCAGGGGTACGTCGGCCAGTGCGGGGTCCGGCTGCGAGGCGCCCGGCCCCGACCCGCCGGCGCCCCGGCCGGTCCGCCGGATCCCGAGCAGCGCCGCGGCCAGGGCCACCGCGCCCAGCGGCAGCCACCAGGTCCAGGCGGGCAGCCCGGCCGAGGCGGTCCGTACCTCCGCGGCGACGGGCACGGCCAGCGGCCCCTCCACGGCGACGGTGTAGGTGGCCGGCGCCGCCGGGGTCGCGTAGCCGAGGTCGGTGGCGGCGATCACCAGCCGGAGCCGGTGCCCGGCCGGCACGGAGTGGTCGATCGCGGGGAGCCGCAGCCGCACGGTCGCACCCTGCTGGGCGTTCTCGACCCGCACCGGGGCGACCAGCTGGCTCGGCAGCACCTGCTGACGGCCGTCGGGCCCCACGTCGTACACCTTGCCGAACAGGACGGCCGAGCCGTCCTCGGCTGTCGACCTCACCTTCAGGGTGAGGGTCGGGGTGCCGGTGACCGTCACGTCCTCGGTCAGCGGCGCCGACTCGAACCGGGCGTTCTGCCCGGGGAAGTCCAGCGAGAGCCCGGCCCCGAAGGCGGCGAGCTGCCCGCCGATGCCCGGGAGCGCGGACAGGGCGGGAGGCGCGCCGCCCGCGGGATTGGCGAAGGTCTGCTCCGGCCCCGTCAGGGCGAACTCCCGGGGCCCGGATTCCAGCCCCGGGTACCGGTCGCCGGTCGCGCCGCGCAGCGTGACCTCGCCGTCGGTGGAGTCGATGCCCCCGGAGCGCGTGACCCGGAACGCCGGACCGGTGTCGGCGCCCTCGTCCCCCTTGAGGTGGCGGTCGAACCAGGAAGCCACCCGGGCCTCGACCCGGTCGGCCTCGCGCATCCCGCCGTCGTGCCCGCCGGCCGCCCAGTCCACGGAGACGGGCGCGCCGTTCGCCGCGATGGCCTTGGCCATGGCATCGGCCTGGTCCAGCGGGAAGAGGGAGTCGTCCTGGCCCTGCACGATCAGGGTCGGCACCTTGATCCGGTCGCCGACGGCCGACGGGCTGCGCTGCTCCAGGAGGGCGCGGGCCTCGGGATCGGGCCTGCCCGCCACCGCGACACGTTCGTACATCGCGCAGAGCTCGGGCTGGAACCGTCCGCAGCCGGGTGCGGACGGGGAGTCCGGCCGCTGTCCGGGCAGAGCACGCTGCATCCCGTCGGTCGAGCCGCTGGTGAAGAAGATGCCGGACCAGAGCTTTTTGAAGACGCCGTTGGGGAAGAGGGAGTCCGCGAGGTTCCAGTAGGTGATCACGGGAGCGATCGCGTCGACCCGCGGGTCGTGACCGGCCGCGAGCAGCGAGATCGCGCCGCCGTAGGAGGCCCCGGAGACGCCGACGCGCGGATCGCCGGCCGCGTCGAGCTGCACCTCGGGCCGGGCCGCGAGCCAGTCCACGAGCCGGGAGACGTCCTTGACCTCGTACGCGGGGTCGTTCAGGCCGATCCGGCCCTCGGAGCGGCCGAAGCCGCGCGCCGACCAGGTCAGGACGGCGTACCCGTCCCGGGCCAGGCGCTCGGCCTGCGCGCGGACGTCGTCCTTGCTGCCGCCGAAGCCGTGCCCGAGGAGGACGGCGGGACGTCTTTCCGCTCCGCCGCCCGCCGTGAAATAGGAGGTGTCGATCCCGGCGCCGGGCATGTTCACGACCTGGTCCTGGCGGTGCACGGCGGGTTCGTCACCGGTCGCGGACGCGGCCGTCCACGTACCGGCCCCCGCCACGACCGCGAGCGCGGCGGCGCCCGCGAGCAGACGGTCTCGGCGGCGCCGGGGCATTCGGAGCTTCATACGGGCACCCTAAGGGCCCGTTCCCCGGGCTCCGAGCACCCACAGGCGGAACCGTCCACCTTCTCGAGGAGTAGGCCGGGCCCCGTGTGTACCGCGCCTGCGGTACACGCCCGACCTGCGCGGTGCGTCCGCGGGCGGGAGGATGGCCGCATGCTGCTGGCCGAGGTCGCGCGCGTGTCCCGGGAGGTCGCCGACACCTCCGCCCGGTCCCGCAA encodes:
- a CDS encoding alpha/beta fold hydrolase: MKLRMPRRRRDRLLAGAAALAVVAGAGTWTAASATGDEPAVHRQDQVVNMPGAGIDTSYFTAGGGAERRPAVLLGHGFGGSKDDVRAQAERLARDGYAVLTWSARGFGRSEGRIGLNDPAYEVKDVSRLVDWLAARPEVQLDAAGDPRVGVSGASYGGAISLLAAGHDPRVDAIAPVITYWNLADSLFPNGVFKKLWSGIFFTSGSTDGMQRALPGQRPDSPSAPGCGRFQPELCAMYERVAVAGRPDPEARALLEQRSPSAVGDRIKVPTLIVQGQDDSLFPLDQADAMAKAIAANGAPVSVDWAAGGHDGGMREADRVEARVASWFDRHLKGDEGADTGPAFRVTRSGGIDSTDGEVTLRGATGDRYPGLESGPREFALTGPEQTFANPAGGAPPALSALPGIGGQLAAFGAGLSLDFPGQNARFESAPLTEDVTVTGTPTLTLKVRSTAEDGSAVLFGKVYDVGPDGRQQVLPSQLVAPVRVENAQQGATVRLRLPAIDHSVPAGHRLRLVIAATDLGYATPAAPATYTVAVEGPLAVPVAAEVRTASAGLPAWTWWLPLGAVALAAALLGIRRTGRGAGGSGPGASQPDPALADVPLEITGLTKRYAKAQDRYAVRDLSFRVEKGQVLGLLGPNGAGKTTTLRMLMGLISPDAGEIRVFGHAVRAGAPVLSRVGAFVEGAGFLPHLTGRANLELYWQATGRPAEDSHMAEALEIAGLGDALERAVRTYSQGMRQRLAIAQAMLGMPDLLILDEPTNGLDPPQIREMRDVMIRYAAGGRTVIVSSHLLSEVEQSCTHLVVMDRGQRVAAGEVSEITGGGDTLLVTLAEPVDEVSVEKVAALEGVGSVVAADDGLLVRLEGATAAGLIAELVRLEVPVSGVGPHRRLEDAFLTLIGGAA